The window GGTTCGCCTATAACATCACCAACTGCGTATATATTTTCTATGTTGGTCTCCATCTTTTGATTTACAATAATTTCACCTCTGCTGCCAATATTTACTCCTATTCGTTCAATGCCTATATTATTGCTGTTGAATGATCTACCAACGGCTACAAGTACCTTTTCTGCGACTTCTTTCTTGCCGTTTGAAAGGATTACATGGACATATTCATTAAGCAAATCAATTTTTTCGGCTTTTGTATTTAAATAAAGGTTTATACGTTTTTTCTTAAGCTCTCTCGCAAAAAGATTTGATATATCGATATCTTCTGTTGATAGAACCCGTGGTAGCATCTCAACAATTGATACTTCTGCCCCAAGTTCTTTATATATACATGCAAATTCGCAACCAATAATACCAGCACCAATAATTATAAGTTTTTTAGGAATCTCGGAAAGATTCAGAGCTTCATTACTCGAAATTATTTTCTTTCCATCAAAAGGGATATCTGGTAATTCATATGGGCGTGACCCTGTAGCAATAATTATTTTTTCAGTTTCTATAGTTTCTTCTGAAGCATCAGGAAAATTAATCCGAATTTTTTGTGGTGAAATGAGGATCCCGCTTCCTTTTTTAAGAGTTATTCCCCAACTTTTGAATAAATTTCTGATACCATTTATTTGTGTGTTGACGATTTTATTTTTTCTTTCGATTATTTTAGATAAATTCGGTACAATCTTACCGTGAAGTTCTAATCCATATTCTTCTAACCTGTGTGTTTTAGATAATAAATCTGTTGATGCAACAAATGATTTAGTCGGAACACAGCCCAAGTTGAGACATGTCCCACCAACCTCTTTCTCCTCTATAATAGTAACATTCGCTCCGAGTTGTGCAGCACGTATTGCAGCAACATACCCTCCAGGCCCTGCACCGATAATAGTTAATTTCATTTTGCTTCTTCTTCAACATATTTCGTATATTCTGAATAGTCCATAAGGTCATCAATCTCTGATAAATCATCAAGTTTGATTACTGCTATCCATCCTTTACCATAAGGGTCTTCATTAATGGTTTCAGGAGATTCTGAAAGCTCTTCATTCACATCGATGACTCTCCCGCTTACCGGTGATAAAAGAGAAGAAGTAGTTTTAGTAGATTCTATCTCTCCAAACTCACTATTTGCTTCAACATCCATATCCACTTCTGGAAGATCAATATAAACTATATCTCCTAAAGATTGTTGAGCATAATCAGTAATTCCAATAGTTGCTTTTTTACCAGTGACTTTTACCCATGTGTGTTCTTTATGATATTTCAAATCATCTGGATTCATCTATTCCTCCTTTAAAGTTTATACAATTCAATTTTCTTATCATAGCTATTTCTCCTTTGTCAAGAAAGTTCATATATTTATTTTTCAAGTAAAAGTCTCTTGTGAGAATATATATCTTTTTCTATTGTCTCAACAAGCTATATCCGCACTTAATTTTTTTCACTTTTATCTCTATTTTGAAGAAAATTTAGCTGGTATTTATTTTAAGTTAATTCTACAAATTAAGGATTCAACTCTGTTAAAATGAAAAATTAGTTAGTATTAATATAAAATCGTATACAGTTAGTAAATCATAAAGAGGTAGTTATGATAAACGTAAGGATGATTTTAAGAAATGGTCTTGTATTCCCCTTATTATTAGTAACTGGTGTATGCATACTTTTTGGATGCAATACAAAAGAAACTTATAAACGAGAATTGGAACGAAGAGGAATAGCTTACTCTGTTGAATCTTTTCATAATATAGTTGGAGCTGGATATAAAGACATGACTGAATTATTTTTAAAAGCTGGTATGAATATAAATGCAGGAGGACCAAGTGGTGATACAGCATTAATGGTAGCTGCAGTAACCGGTAACATAGAGATGCTTAAATTCTTAATACAAAAAGGTGCAGATGTAAATGCAAAAAATATTTATGGATATACTGCAACGATGTATACTGCATCAATTGGAAACACAGAAGTCCTTAAAATTCTTATTAAAAACAAGGCTGATATCAATGCCAGGAATAATGACGGAGAAACAGCTTTAATGCTTGCAGCCTTAAATGATCAGATTGGGTCAGTAAAATTTCTTATAGAAGAAGGCGCTGATATTAACATAAAAAACAATGTCGGAAAAACAGCTTTAGAATATGCTTTTTTAAATACTCAGATAGCGGACTTACTTAGGCAGGCTACAATTAACAAATAAAATATTTTTTAAAATATGATGTATTTGATTTGTGTATAATACACCTTATGCTTGTTATCGGGCTTACAGGGAACTATGGTATGGGAAAGAGTACGGTCCTTCCAATATTTAAGAAGCTTGGAGCTTTAACTGTTGATACTGATAAGATAGTGAAGAGACTACTTACAAGAAAATTAATACTCAAAAAAATACGATCAGTTTTTGGGAAAGAGGTATTTAATGATGATGGAAGTCTGAACAGGGAAAAGATTGCAGATCTTGTTTTTACTGATGATACCATGAGGCGATACCTCGAGGATATTCTGCATCCAGTGGTTTTTGATGAAATAGAAAGATATTTAAAAAAAAGAAAAAATAAATATCAAATCGCAATTATAGAAATACCATTACTTTTTGAGAGAGGATATCAGGACAGGTTCGATCAAACCATAGTGATCCATACAAAAGAGAATGTTGCCATTAAACGCCTTGAAAATCAAGGTATAAATCGTGAAAGAGCATTGATGAGGTTGAGGTCTCAAATTCCTATTGAATTAAAAATAGAAAAAGCTGATTATCTGATAGACAACAATGGTGCAATACAAAATACTAAAGCACAGATAAAGATAATTTATGAAAAACTTATGAAAGAGGTTAAGAATGAATATCATCAGAGGACTTGAGAATTTCAAATTACGATATCCAAATACAATTCTAACTATTGGAAACTTCGATGGACTTCATCTCGGACACCAGAAAATATTATCAACCGTTGTTGAGAGGGCCAAAGAAAT is drawn from Nitrospirota bacterium and contains these coding sequences:
- the lpdA gene encoding dihydrolipoyl dehydrogenase; the encoded protein is MKLTIIGAGPGGYVAAIRAAQLGANVTIIEEKEVGGTCLNLGCVPTKSFVASTDLLSKTHRLEEYGLELHGKIVPNLSKIIERKNKIVNTQINGIRNLFKSWGITLKKGSGILISPQKIRINFPDASEETIETEKIIIATGSRPYELPDIPFDGKKIISSNEALNLSEIPKKLIIIGAGIIGCEFACIYKELGAEVSIVEMLPRVLSTEDIDISNLFARELKKKRINLYLNTKAEKIDLLNEYVHVILSNGKKEVAEKVLVAVGRSFNSNNIGIERIGVNIGSRGEIIVNQKMETNIENIYAVGDVIGEPMYAHVASKEGIVAAENISGLNKNIDYSAVPSAIYTHPEIASVGIREQQTEEKGIKINIGYFEFRAIAKAHTIREIEGFVKIISEKKSDKILGVHIIGPYATELIHEAVLAINKGLKTKDIAETIHAHPTLSEGLMEAAQDADHKAIHMKKQ
- a CDS encoding ankyrin repeat domain-containing protein, producing the protein MINVRMILRNGLVFPLLLVTGVCILFGCNTKETYKRELERRGIAYSVESFHNIVGAGYKDMTELFLKAGMNINAGGPSGDTALMVAAVTGNIEMLKFLIQKGADVNAKNIYGYTATMYTASIGNTEVLKILIKNKADINARNNDGETALMLAALNDQIGSVKFLIEEGADINIKNNVGKTALEYAFLNTQIADLLRQATINK
- the gcvH gene encoding glycine cleavage system protein GcvH; amino-acid sequence: MNPDDLKYHKEHTWVKVTGKKATIGITDYAQQSLGDIVYIDLPEVDMDVEANSEFGEIESTKTTSSLLSPVSGRVIDVNEELSESPETINEDPYGKGWIAVIKLDDLSEIDDLMDYSEYTKYVEEEAK
- a CDS encoding dephospho-CoA kinase, with translation MCIIHLMLVIGLTGNYGMGKSTVLPIFKKLGALTVDTDKIVKRLLTRKLILKKIRSVFGKEVFNDDGSLNREKIADLVFTDDTMRRYLEDILHPVVFDEIERYLKKRKNKYQIAIIEIPLLFERGYQDRFDQTIVIHTKENVAIKRLENQGINRERALMRLRSQIPIELKIEKADYLIDNNGAIQNTKAQIKIIYEKLMKEVKNEYHQRT